The Thermococcus eurythermalis genomic sequence GACCCAGCGACCCAGAAGGAGCTCCAGCTCAAGGCCGCGCAGAAGGTCGTTGAAATAGCCCGCGAAGAGCCCGTTTTGCTCGACACCCACGCGACAATCAAAACGCCAGTTGGCTATCTCCTTGGTTTCCCCAGGGAGGTTATTGAGGTTATAAACCCCAACTTTATCGTGATAATTGAGGCGACGCCGAGCGAGATACTCGGAAGGCGTCTCCGCGACCTCAAGAGGGACAGGGACGTCGAGACCGAGGAGCAGATTGAGAGGCATCAGGACCTCAACAGGGCGGCGGCGATAAGCTATGCGATGCACTCTAACGCCCTCATAAAGATAATTGAGAACCATGAGGATAAGGGTCTGGAGGAGGCCGTTAATGAGCTCGTCCAAGTACTTGACCTGGCGGTGAGCGAGTATGATTGAGGGGATATACCAGTTCCTTGACAGCATTTTTGGGCCGTTCATACTGAACTACCACCCAATCTGGGTAATCACGGTAGCTGGCGCAATAATCGGTGGTTTCTATACGCTGATCTACTACTTCTTCACGGACATCGAAAAGCACAAGAAGCTCCAGGAGCTTGCCAAGGAAGTCCAGAAGGAGATGAGAGAGGCCCAGAAGAGCGGTGACGAGAAGAAGATTAGGAAGGCCCAGCAGAAACAGCTGGAGCTCATGAGAATGCAGAGTGAGCTGATGAAGCAACAGATGGTGCCGATGTTCCTCACGATGCCACTCTTCATGATATTCTTTGGCTGGCTCAGGAGATGGTATGTGGAAGTGGCAATAGCTAAGGCACCGTTTGACTTCTTCGTCTTTGACCTCTTCCACAGGTGGCAGCACTCCGCCCTTCCCCCGAGCGAGCTCGGTTACGTTGGATGGTACTTCCTTACCAGCTACGCTGTGGGTATGATACTTAGAAAGCTCCTTGACATGGGATAAATTTAAAAACGCTCCGCTAAAAAGGGTTCCGAGGTGAGAGATATGAAGCCGATGTACCGCTCAAGGTCATGGAGGAGGAAGTACGTCAGGACTCCGGGAGGAAGGACTGTAGTCCACTTTGAGAGGAGGAAGCCCAAGGTTGCCCACTGTGCTATGTGCGGAAGGCCCCTCAACGGCGTTCCGCGCGGAAGGCCGAGCGAGCTCAGGAAGCTTCCGAAGACCGCAAAGAGGCCCGAGAGGCCGATGCCGCACCTCTGCCCGAGCTGCATGAGGAAGGTCATGAAGGCTCAGGTAAGATCCGCCATAGCCCTCTGAAGGTGTGCCTATGCCGAAGGGCTGCCTCGTAATAACCGTCAGCGGTCTGGCCGGTTCCGGAACCACCACCCTCTGCAGGAACCTGGCCAGGCACTACGGCTTCAAGCATATCTACGCCGGACTGATATTCCGGCAGATGGCCGAGGAAATGGGTATGACCCTCCAGGAGTTCCAGAAGTATGCGGAGCTCCACCCTGAGATAGACCGCGAGGTTGACAGGAGACAGGTCGAGGCAGCCAATGAGTGTAACGTCGTTATTGAGGGTCGCCTCGCTGGGTGGATGGTCAAAAACGCTGACCTCAAGATATGGCTCGGTGCTCCCATGATGGAGCGCGCCAAGAGGGTCGCCCAGAGAGAAGGCATCTCCGTTGAGGAGGCCTACATCCAGATTGCCGAGAGGGAAAAGCAGAACAGGAAAAGGTATTTAAACCTCTACGGTATCGACATCGAGGACAAGTCCATTTACGACTTGATTATAAACACTGCCAAATGGGGTCCCGATGGGGTCTTCGCGATTGTGAAGGCCGCCATCGACCACCTTTACCCCGACGGTGACGCGGGGTCAAACAAAAATTAAGGAGGTGGGATGAATGCCAGCTATTGAGGTCGGAAGGATTGCTGTCGTTATAGCCGGAAGGAGGGCCGGTCAGAAGGTTGTCGTTGCTGACATAATCGACAAGAACTTCGTCCTCGTTACCGGCGCTGGCCTCAACAAGGTCAAGCGCAGGAGGATGAACGTCAAGCACCTCGAGCCCCTTCCGGAGAAGATTAACATTGAGCGCGGTGCCTCCGACGAGGAGATAAAGAAGGCCCTCGAAGAGGCCGGCGTAAGCCTTGAGTGAGGGCTTTCCCTCACTCTTCTTCCAATAAGTTTCTTGACGGCGTTTTCCCCTTTTCTGGAGGTCGTCGGTTTGGTTAGTTTTCAGCTACTCCTTCATTAGGTGGATTTATTAAGTCTGGACTCGAACTCCATGGGGGTGATGAGATGCAACTCCACGCCGTCATCTGGGAGGAAGAGGGCGTTTACGTCATCCGGGAGGTCTTCACAGGGGTTACCACTCAGGGAGAGACGATAGAAGAGGCAATTGAGAACCTCAAAGAGGCCGTTGAGCTGTACCTTGAGGAGTTTCCAGAGCTGAGCTTCACAAAGAGTTAAAAGCCGGTACGTTGATGGGAGTCCTGAGACTTGCTCAGATAAGCAAGGAGGACTTTATCAAAGCGCTGGAAGACCCGTAGGTGATGCTCATGGCGAGGGACGAAGTGAGGAGAATCCTTCCCGCTGACATAAAGAGGGAGGTGCTCGTTAAAGACGAGAAGGCCGAGACGAACCCGAAGTGGGGCTTTCCCCCTGAGAAGAGGCCCATTGAGATGCACATGCAGTTCGGCATAATCAACCTCGACAAGCCCCCCGGACCGACGAGCCACGAAGTTGTCGCGTGGATTAAGAAGCTCTTCAACCTCAGCAAGGCCGGCCACGGCGGAACCCTCGACCCCAAGGTCAGCGGCGTTTTACCGGTTGCCCTCGAGAGGGCTACGAGGGTCGTCCAGGCGCTCCTCCCTGCCGGTAAGGAGTACGTGGCCCTGATGCACCTCCACGGTGACGTTCCCGAGGACAAAATCTTCGCCGTTATGAAGGAGTTCCAGGGGGAGATAATCCAGAGACCACCTCTGAGGAGTGCCGTCAAGAGACGCTTGAGGACGAGGAAGGTCTACTACATCGACGTGCTTGAGATTGAGGGCAGGGACGTGCTCTTCCGCGTTGGTGTCGAGGCCGGAACCTACATCCGTTCGCTCATCCACCACATAGGCCTGGCCTTGGGCGTTGGAGCGCATATGGCCGAGTTGCGCCGTACCAGAAGCGGTCCCTTCAAGGAGGACGAGACGCTGGTGACGCTTCACGATTTGGTGGACTACTACCACTTCTGGAAGGAGGACGGCATCGAGGAGTACTTCAGGAAGGCGATACAGCCGATGGAGAAGGCGGTTGAACACCTGCCCAAGGTTTGGATTAGGGATTCCGCCGTTGCGGCGGTAACGCACGGCGCGGACCTGGCCGTCCCCGGAATAGTCAAGCTCCACAAGGGCATAAAGAAGGGTGACCTCGTTGCGATAATGACCCTCAAGGACGAGCTGGTTGCCCTCGGAAAGGCCACGATGACGAGCGGTGAGATGCTCCAGCGGAGCAAGGGCATAGCGGTTGACGTTGACAAGGTCTTCATGCCGAGGGACTGGTATCCGAAGCTGTGGTAGCGACCCTTGCTGATGCAAGCGCCGGCGGGAGATTTAGTGCTTTTTTAACTTGCGCTAAGTTTCTCAGTGGGTTTTGTTCTCAACTTTGCTTTTTGGTGAGTGTTCCGCTTTTTAAACGGCGTCCGAAGGACGCCAATAATGACTCGGAACCGCTTTGGATTTTTTAATAAATGTAACCCCCTGTTTGAGAGTGCATCCTTATCAGGCACCTGCTATTGTTTTTGCTTCTTTGGAGGGGATAGCGTTCTTTTCGCCAGCCTTTCCTAAATACTGTTTTAAATCTCTACCCATCTTAAGCTGTTCTTATTTGTATTTACCACATAAGCACATGATTGAGTAATCTATCATAAAATTTATATATAATAATTGCGAAGTTTTTTTTGGAAACCCTTCGAGAGGTGATAAAGTGCGCCGAGTAGTTGTATTGTTGGTGTCTCTTTGGGTGGTGCTGAGTACCGCAGCAATGGGCATGGCATGGGGAGCAGGTCGGAGTATGGAAGAGGAATCCTCGGCAGAGATAGAAGAAGCCCTAATAAGGGATCCAGTAGTCTGTGATCATGATTATGTCTCTAA encodes the following:
- a CDS encoding adenylate kinase, with amino-acid sequence MPFVVMITGIPGVGKSTITKLALKRTRAKFRLVNFGDLMFEEAVRAGLVKHRDEMRKLDPATQKELQLKAAQKVVEIAREEPVLLDTHATIKTPVGYLLGFPREVIEVINPNFIVIIEATPSEILGRRLRDLKRDRDVETEEQIERHQDLNRAAAISYAMHSNALIKIIENHEDKGLEEAVNELVQVLDLAVSEYD
- a CDS encoding DUF106 domain-containing protein; this translates as MIEGIYQFLDSIFGPFILNYHPIWVITVAGAIIGGFYTLIYYFFTDIEKHKKLQELAKEVQKEMREAQKSGDEKKIRKAQQKQLELMRMQSELMKQQMVPMFLTMPLFMIFFGWLRRWYVEVAIAKAPFDFFVFDLFHRWQHSALPPSELGYVGWYFLTSYAVGMILRKLLDMG
- a CDS encoding 50S ribosomal protein L34e; its protein translation is MKPMYRSRSWRRKYVRTPGGRTVVHFERRKPKVAHCAMCGRPLNGVPRGRPSELRKLPKTAKRPERPMPHLCPSCMRKVMKAQVRSAIAL
- the cmk gene encoding (d)CMP kinase, which produces MPKGCLVITVSGLAGSGTTTLCRNLARHYGFKHIYAGLIFRQMAEEMGMTLQEFQKYAELHPEIDREVDRRQVEAANECNVVIEGRLAGWMVKNADLKIWLGAPMMERAKRVAQREGISVEEAYIQIAEREKQNRKRYLNLYGIDIEDKSIYDLIINTAKWGPDGVFAIVKAAIDHLYPDGDAGSNKN
- a CDS encoding 50S ribosomal protein L14e, with amino-acid sequence MPAIEVGRIAVVIAGRRAGQKVVVADIIDKNFVLVTGAGLNKVKRRRMNVKHLEPLPEKINIERGASDEEIKKALEEAGVSLE
- a CDS encoding type II toxin-antitoxin system HicB family antitoxin, whose translation is MQLHAVIWEEEGVYVIREVFTGVTTQGETIEEAIENLKEAVELYLEEFPELSFTKS
- a CDS encoding RNA-guided pseudouridylation complex pseudouridine synthase subunit Cbf5, with the protein product MARDEVRRILPADIKREVLVKDEKAETNPKWGFPPEKRPIEMHMQFGIINLDKPPGPTSHEVVAWIKKLFNLSKAGHGGTLDPKVSGVLPVALERATRVVQALLPAGKEYVALMHLHGDVPEDKIFAVMKEFQGEIIQRPPLRSAVKRRLRTRKVYYIDVLEIEGRDVLFRVGVEAGTYIRSLIHHIGLALGVGAHMAELRRTRSGPFKEDETLVTLHDLVDYYHFWKEDGIEEYFRKAIQPMEKAVEHLPKVWIRDSAVAAVTHGADLAVPGIVKLHKGIKKGDLVAIMTLKDELVALGKATMTSGEMLQRSKGIAVDVDKVFMPRDWYPKLW